The Novosphingobium terrae genome segment GGTTTCCTCCGTGATCCGGGCCAGCGCTTCCTCGCCGTCGCCTGCCTCGATGGTGGCCATGCCCGCCTTGCCGAAGGCAAAAGCCAGCAGCTGGCGGATATGCGGATCGTCATCGACGAGAAGCACCTTGCGGGCGGGCGTGGTCATGGGGCGATCTGTCATGGCCGGGCCTGCGTCGTCAAGGTGGGGGCGGGCTGGGGCTGGGTCTGAGGTTGCGGGGCCTGTTCCAGCTTCAATGCGATGCGCAGGGCGTAGACGCTGCGGGTCTGGCAGATGGGCGCGTCTGTCCAGCGCGGGGAGAGTGCTGCCATCCTCAGCCGGGTGCGCACATCGGCCAGTCGCAGCGCGCCCAGCAGGGTCCAGTGGCCGCCGCTCTGATCGTTGCTCAGGGTGAATTGCGCATTCTGGCGCAGCAGCCGGGCCCACAGATGGATCGCTTCGGGCGCGGGGCGGGCTTCCAGCTCCGCCAGCGGCACCAGCGCCGATGGCCCCAATTGCTGGAGATAGCAGATATCGAGCGGCGCGCCGTCACCGCCCAGCTCGCGGGCGTGGGCGATGTTGTAGCGCGCCGAGACTGTCCCCAGATCGACAAAGCAGCAGGCCGACATCAGCGCCAGCGCCGCCGCAGCATTGGCGTTGATCAGCCAGGCCGAAGTTTTGTTGCGCAGCATCCGCCAGCACACCAGCACCAGCCCGAAGCTGACCAGCCCCATCCACAGCAGCGCCGCGATCCGCCACGAGGTGAGCGAAAAGGCGGCGATATAGTCGAGCGTGCGCAGCGCGGCATTGCCCACCAGCAGCACATTCTGGGCGATCCACAGCACCACCATGCGGCGGATCAGCGGCATGCTCGCCGTTTGCGAGCCGGGGCGCAGGGCCACCAGCACAAAGCCCGCGGCCAGCAAAGCGGTGACGATCAGCGGATAGGCGCCGCGATGGGCGTAAGAGGCCAGCGTCATGCCAGAGGGCAGCGGCAGCAGGCCCCACAGCCAGGCCAGATCCATCAGATTCTGCAAGGCGAACAGTGCATTGAAGGCGATCAGCGAGAGGCGGACCGAAGCCACCGAAACGCCGGGCAGGGCCAGATCGCCCCGGCCATCGAAGGTGCCCAACAGATGCCGCCAGCCGCGCGGGCGCAGCAAGCTCCAGGCCATGGTGAAGAAGAGCGGCCAGACCATCATCCGCTCGACGGGAAAATCGAAGAGGGAGATCGAGAACAGCCTGTTGAACGCCTGCTCCAGCACGGGGTTGGCGGCGGTGAACAGGCCGAGGATGATCACGCTGCCGAACAAAGGCAGAGCCAGCTGCGGCAAGACGGCGCGCAGCCCGATCACCTTTTTCCGGCGGCGCAGACGTGTGACTCTGAACCCGTCCAGCCATGGTGCCGCACAGGAGCGCAGACCATGCAGCATCAGGCGCTGGCTCCATTGCCAGGCATCGCCAAAACGCGCGACGCTGGGCATCAGCGTGCCCATGCCCGCGAAAATCCAGAACAGAGTCCAGCTCAGCAGGCCGGGGTCGAACAGGGTCGCCAGCGCCATCAGCGCCGCCAGGGCAAAGCAGATCAGGGCTCGCCGGTCATGGCGCAGGGCCGGGCGCAGGGCCAGGGCCGGTGGCAGCAGCATCAGCAGCAGCGCGCCCCAACCGGCGCGATCCTGATCCAGACGCCAGATCATGCTGTCGCCCGCCACAATCAGGGCGACACCGGCGCAGAGCTTCATCTGAAAATCGCCGCGGGACCGTATCTTTCGCATCATCATCGCCACCTCCATCGGACAGAGGCGATAGGTGCCTTTCAGCCATGCGCAGCCGATGGCCGGGCATGTATGGATGTGCAGCAGGAGCTGTGCAGAAAATATGCAGGCCGCCTGAAGCGACTCATCCTGCAAATATCAATGTCTGGAAAAGCAGGGGCGGGGCGAAGGGCTTCGAACCATTCGGCGGAGCCGCTAGCGGCGCAGCGCATCTCAAGACTCAGAGGGTTCGCGGGCCGCTTGAAGCGACCCATCCTGCAAACATCGATGTCTAGGAAAGACTGGAGCGGGCGAAGGGATTCGAACCATCCAGCGGAGCCGCTTGCGGCGCAGCGCATCCAAAGACTCAGAGGGTTCGCGGGCCGCTTGAAGCGACCCATCCTGCAACCACACATGTCTGAGAAAACTGGAGCGGGCGAAGGGATTCGAACCACCCAGCGGAGCCGCTTGCGGCGCAGCGCACCCAAAGACTCAGAGGGTTCGCGGGCCGCTTGAAGCGACCCATCCTGCAACCACACATGTCTGAGAAAACTGGAGCGGGCGAAGGGATTCGAACCACCCAGCGGAGCCGCTTGCGGCGCAGCGCACCCAAAGACTCAGAGGGTTCGCGGGCCGCTTAAAGCGACCTATCCTGCAACCACAAATGTCTGAGAAAACTGGAGCGGGCGAAGGGATTCGAACCACCCAGCGGAGCCGCTTGCGGCGCAGCGCACCCAAAGACTCAGAGGGTTCGCGGGCCGCTTAAAGCGACCTATCCTGCAACCACAAATGTCTGAGAAAACTGGAGCGGGCGAAGGGATTCGAACCCTCGACCCCAACCTTGGCAAGGTTGTGCTCTACCCCTGAGCTACGCCCGCTCGGGCTTTGATGATGCAGATGCACCATCGGGTGAAACTGGAGCGGGCGAAGGGATTCGAACCCTCGACCCCAACCTTGGCAAGGTTGTGCTCTACCCCTGAGCTACGCCCGCTCGAACGTTTCAGCGACTGTGTTTTTTAAGACACCGTCGCGGGGTGAGGCGGCCCTCTAACCGGCATGGTCTGACTCGGCAAGAGAAAAATTACAGGAAAATGTTCGCGCCTGTGGAAAGCCTGTGCACATCTCGCCTG includes the following:
- a CDS encoding DUF4153 domain-containing protein, with amino-acid sequence MMMRKIRSRGDFQMKLCAGVALIVAGDSMIWRLDQDRAGWGALLLMLLPPALALRPALRHDRRALICFALAALMALATLFDPGLLSWTLFWIFAGMGTLMPSVARFGDAWQWSQRLMLHGLRSCAAPWLDGFRVTRLRRRKKVIGLRAVLPQLALPLFGSVIILGLFTAANPVLEQAFNRLFSISLFDFPVERMMVWPLFFTMAWSLLRPRGWRHLLGTFDGRGDLALPGVSVASVRLSLIAFNALFALQNLMDLAWLWGLLPLPSGMTLASYAHRGAYPLIVTALLAAGFVLVALRPGSQTASMPLIRRMVVLWIAQNVLLVGNAALRTLDYIAAFSLTSWRIAALLWMGLVSFGLVLVCWRMLRNKTSAWLINANAAAALALMSACCFVDLGTVSARYNIAHARELGGDGAPLDICYLQQLGPSALVPLAELEARPAPEAIHLWARLLRQNAQFTLSNDQSGGHWTLLGALRLADVRTRLRMAALSPRWTDAPICQTRSVYALRIALKLEQAPQPQTQPQPAPTLTTQARP